The Aspergillus nidulans FGSC A4 chromosome VIII genome contains the following window.
TGTTTGAGGTTTCGTCGCTGTCAAAGTTGAGCTTCACACTCAACGCCACATCATGGCCAGCGGACCACATCATGGCCAGCTGGTGTGTTGAAAGCAAGATTAGTGCGGTAGAACCGGACTCCTGCTCCTGTAAACCCGTCACTAGGTGATGCTCGGGGCCATTTCGAATCGTCGAAGCCTGGGAGGTGCCATCCAAGAAGTTCGGCTGTCAATCCACCCTCGTTGTAGCGAGTTCGTTCTGGATCGAGCGTAGCACCGGTTGCACCTCCCGCTGTCCTGGCGACCTTCCAAGAGGAGAATCCGGACTGGCTGTTCAGCAAGGTGGAATTGACGATGCCACGATATTCAGGGATCCGGAACTTTGATCGTGGCCTGTAATACCTTGCatgacgagaaggacatTCTCTCTGTTACTGACCGTACCATTGGGAAATGTGATCTCCTTAATGCCAACTGATGAGCCGATGTTTCCCAAAACCGAGCCGATGAAGCTTCCATTCAACCAGACTGTCCAACCATGAGCGGTGCCGCCCTAGACTTCAAGGTAAATTTCATCGGCAGTGCCATTAAAGTGAGCACGCCACAGGTGCACCCCGTTGTGGAAGCCGTACTGGTTGCTGTAGAGATACGGTTTTGTGGCTCGTCGTGCTTGGAGTTTCCATATGTCTGCATTCACCCATGCAGGCCCGGAATCAGAATAGTTAGTAAGTTGCTCGGGCAGGCTGTCCTGTACTCGCCAGGCTCCGAGCTCGGGGGTTTTGAATTTCCCAGGCCCATCAATTTGTGCCGTAAGACTACCCCAGCGGGTCGTCTTAGTCCTTAAGCGCTTTCCATTCCATTCTATGGCCTGCACTTTCTTAGCTGTGAAGACCTCAATTTCTGCAGTCTCGTTGGTGTCGCCCCGCTGAGATGACTCTGCCTTCGAGCTGCGCTGCCCTCACCAGGTGAGGCCCTGGACCGAAAGCTGATCCAGCGGTCAGAAAATGAGTTATAAGCGAGATTGATGGAGAGCTTGCCAACTTGATCAACAGGCGCAAGAGGGTCCGCCGTCAGCGCCGGCACCCAAAAAAGATGTGCTTTATCGCGGTCCATCAGGAGCATACGCACATCGTTGTCAGTAGTGACAACTGTCGTACCTCCTTGCTCCTTGAAATTGACAACCAGGCCCTTTCTTGACTTGACGAATCGAACTTTTGACGCATCACTCCGAACTGCACTACCAGATTTCGCACCTTCAATAAAGAATTCGCTGCCTTCACCATTGAACACCCAAAGCGCCAGCATTGGTCAGGAGTCAATAACGCCGTAAGTCAGCACACTTCGGCGGTGGAGTATACCAAATTTCTTCCGCCAAAACTAAGATCGGTCACCCGACCTTTTGCTACATGACCATTTAGCGTCATCTTGTTATTTTCAGAAACTGTTGGCACTGTAAAGCTTCCCGCTGAGGTCTAAACCGATAGCCGCAAAGACTGCCCATAATTGCTGGTGGGATCTGTATGTCTGATGGCATAGAAACAGCGTCCGTATCAGGATTCCTGAGTTCGATAGTCGTAATTGCTTCGTTGTCAGAGTACGATGTACTGTTCCCCACGATATTGGTCTTGGTCAAGTCCTTCGCCACTCTGGTAAAAAGGGCAAGGCTCTCTATCTCGTAGTACTTAGAACCAATTGTTCGATTCTCAGCGATGGCAGCGCTGTATCTGTAGCTTGTAGGTACGAACGGTGCTCCTATCCAGCCCCAGTTGGTGCCTCCGTGAATCATGGAGAGCCCAAGGATGGTAACCCGCTGAGCGGCGTTGTCACGATAGTAGAAGTTGACAAAAGACTCATCTGTCTTtgcttctcatccttcagcCGGGCCATCCCAAGGGTTCAAAGCGCCTCCCTGAAAATCGAGCATCATGGAAGGCTGTTTTGGAGATACCTCACTAAAGTGTTCCGTGTAGTCCATCAAAGTGAAGGACGGATTAGAAGTGCTGTAGTCACTTGGTATGCAGGACCAGCAGGGTGGCTTTCATAGTCAGTGGAGTACTAAAGGCCAAGGGCTCTGGTACTCACATAGTTGTCGAGACCATAAATATAAACATTCCCCCCAGCTCCAACAGTGTCGTAGTCAACAGGCCACGATTTATATTGACGGCCTGGCATGTTGTGTGTCATTGGAATAACTATGCCGTATGATTGGGGGTTCGCGAAAAGAGTCTTCATATACGCAATTGGAACTGGTTTCGGaatcttctcctccacattGATCCATTGTTGATTGAACTCGTTTTCGATTGGTATAAAATGACAGTGCCGTTGTGGGTAACCTGGTAGGGCGCCGtgatctcttccaccttGGTCATATATGGACTCCATGCCGCTGTAAAACAGTATCATTATTGCGCAGGTCACCATACTCTCCTGTTGCGTGCCAGAGTGGCATGCCCACAGCACTTGTCTCCGCGTTGATGTAAGGGCCTGGCCGGGCGTGAACGAAAAGGCCCAGTTCTTTCGCGATTTATATTCCTTTCAATGTCATGAGCACCTGTTTCAAAACCAAGACCATCATTTGTCGGTGCATGGTAGCCCAATGGCTATAGAAAGACATTGTGTTCAATCCTATCgctttgatcttctcctgacATCAACTCACATCTCGGGGACCGGTAGACGAAACGGATAGAATTCTCCTCCAAAGGAGAACAACCCTCTCGCCGTTGTATATGAGGCTGCAGTGATCCCATTGAACTGTCTTGTCTCCCAGTCCAGTGTCTCGAATTGGCCATGTTACCACCTCATCGGCATAGATCGGGGAGAACGGAGCAAGAGCAATGGCAAATCTTGCCCAGTCGTAAACTCGCATCTTGATACAGCTGACTGTGCTGGCAACCTTCTGATGCAACGGCATCAATTAGGTCTCAAATTCGACTATTTATAGTCAGTACTTCGTTCGATATACCATGTTTGATGTACGACCAGACTTTGGGGAAGAACTTAACCATCATGATTGACCAGAAAGCGGGATATATTCCACCAGTCAAAGATGCAGTCTCAGAATATGTGCATATCTGGGCCATAAAGCCTctccgctcctcctccgtaCTCCGCCCAAGACAAGATGTTGATAGCATGGATCGGGGAGAATTCAACATGATCAGCACATAGCAGGTTGCCCCCACCTAAACGACATCAGAATAGCGGGTGAAGATATACCGAACACTTTTCAGTGAATTAGCCTGATATCGAACCATAAAAAGATATTCGAGAGTAGTGCAAACCTCGGCTCACTTGCTACCGTTAGACATTTGACCGAGCTATGGACGGTTATGGGCTATTGCGCAGAAAAAATACCGCCCCTGATCAAAGCCTACGTCGCAAAAGTACGATTTCAGTCCCCTCTATAGAGATCTCCTAAAGAGGTTAAGTGAACTGGAATGACGATCTTGTTCCGTTAGTTATAGGCAGGGTCCCCAGGAGATGTAATTCCCAACTCGGGTTAGTTGGGTGCCGCTCTAACGGGCACGAAAATCACCCAGGCACATATCTCACTATCAGCGGATGCCTCGCGGCATTTACTCCAGAGGTACTCGGCAAAAGTATTTTCAACTCTTCAAAATGACGAAAACCAATCTTAGGCTGGTGGAGGAATGCGATAGGTTTAACTCCTCTCTCTCATTCGCCATGTGTAAATCATTACTAACAGAGATATAGATTCCCTTACTACCAGGATGACCCCGCAGCCTACACAGCTCACATGAAGAAGTATCACTCCTTCAAAGTCAAAGGCTGCGAGTCTGTCCTGGGATACATGCTTAACGAAGTGGTGGATCGATTCGACTGGCCCACCGAATCCTGGTCCATCGATGCCACAAACCGCACAGTCACGTTAACCGCAGGTTCAGCACCAGCAGAGCGAAACCTAGCTCTAGCTCAGGTCCTCGAAAGAGCAGTTAAGCAGGACCTTTTTGCAGTACTGCGCGGATGGCGCAACGAACTGTATCCGGTTTACGGCCCAGATGGGGAGTTCCTACTTGAGATGGAACGGTCCGCGAGTCCGCTGTTTGGCATTGTTGCGTACGGCATCCATGCTACTGCTTACGTCGAGGATGAAAACGGCTTGAAGCTGTGGATACCGCGGCGGtcgaagacgaagcagacGTATCCTAGTATGCTGGACAATACAGTCGCCGGGGGGATGAGTACTGGGGAGAAGCCGTTCGAGTGTCTTGTTCGTGAAGCTATGGAGGAGGCGTCCCTTCCTGAGGACGTTGTCAGAGCCAATGCCACTGCGGCTGGCTGTGTGTCATATACTTATACCCGGGATAGCCGTGCCGGTGGTGAGACAGATCTCGTGCAGCCGGAGGTGGAATACGTCTACGATATTAAGCTGCCTGCGGATGTTGTTCCGAAGCCGAACGATACTGAAGTGGAGGAGTTCTGCTTGCTCACGGTtgaggagacgaagaaggcactggcTAATGGGGAATTCAAGCCCAACTGTGCTGTTGTGTTgattgatttcttcctccgccatGGCATTTTGACGCCTGAGAACGAGAAGGATTTCCTGCAGATCATTACAAGGATTCACCGTCGGTTAGAGTTCCCGACAGTGTCATATGCCGAATAGAGGCCAGGTAACGGTGAATATTCGAGGTATATTTTGATATGTTCTATTCAATAGACCCAATGCCAAATAACGCCAACGCTGCAACAAAATCACTTCAACCCGTAGAAACGCAGACTTTTCTGGCTGTTCATATTGAACCAGGCCAAAGAAGATAGATAGACCCGATGGATAATTCCCACAGATGAATCGgctttctttattttttaaGAAGGAGGTACACGTAGTCTATCCGTAGGGGCGCGAGCTTCTTGTAGGGACCTTCGAGGTAAAGCAACAGTCCGCCGAATGAAACGAAAGCCGCCCTGTAGCCCTGAGGTTAGCATCTACGGCTGCTACAGGACCGCGACAAGCTTACATGTTCCCAGGAGAATCCGAGGCCTCCTCAAACCGGTAGACCTTTCCGTGGCAGACATAGTCGTAGTCATTTGCGAGTGTCTGCTCGCCCATTCCTACTTCCCTCCAGCCGGTCTTTGCGCCGTCCTCCTTGCCGTCTAAAGAGAGAGTCGAAGCGAGGGCCATGGAAAGCGACTCTCCGGTAGTGCAAGGGTAGAGCTCAGAGTTGATATCGAGGGTAAATGTGGTCTGAGAGTCGGACGAAGTGCAGGTCAGGCGGGAGACGCGGTCATATTTCTCTTGGTTGACACCGGTGACCGTGAAGGTGTCTTCAAAAAGTAAAGGGTCCGACATGACTGCGGGTGAATATAAAGGCGCTCAGTCTCTGGTAAGGCGCTGAAATGACGGTAAGATGAATGTGCCGGTAGTGCACGATTGTTAGCTGTAGCGGTCGCGACGGAGGAGCTTTTTTCTGCTTGGATTTTACTTAGCGTAACTAGGTACCGCCGCCGCTTTTATTGCCGCAAGCAGCCCCGCCGCAAATCTTCAAAAGTGTCACCtgctcagcaacagctccCAATTACACCCAAGATGTCCTTTCGCAAAAGAAATATAGGCTTGTCAGCAGGCACCGACCGAACACCTGCGTCTAAATTACAATCGCAGCCGCAACGGGCCGTCTCGTCGCCTCCCACGACTCCTGGAGTGCGTCCTTCTCCTGATGACGGACGGCCAACTACCTCTACCGGTTCCCCGTCACTTGACAGTCTTCTAGCTGGTCATGGTGGACTTCCTATTGGAAAGACACTTCTACTGGAGGAAAATGGGACTACAGACTTCGCAGGCGCATTGCTTCGGTATTATGCTGCCGAAGGTGTCGTGCAAGACCAAAAGGTTCACGTCATCGGAATGCCAGAGCAATGGGGTAGAACTCTTCCGGGCTTGATAGGTCCGGCAGAAGCTGCTGATGACAAGTCGGACAAGCGCAAAGGGGAGCGCATGAAGATTGCATGGAGGTACGAGCGTCTTGGTGAATTCGGAGCGGGCGTCGCTGGCGCAAGAGGTAGGTTACCGAGCATAGTTTGGCTCAAGTTGTCTCACGCTGACCCAGTTAACTTCCACAGCAGGTCCAAGTGATCAAAGCCTATCTTCTGTTGACGATGGCACAGCTAAACCGGCATTTTGTCACACATTCGACCTCACCAAACGCCTCACACATCCGTCTATTGGCAACATCACATATATACCCCTCATACCAACAAAAGAGCCTTTGCTTGTTTCcatcctgaagaagcttcAAACCGTCATCGCCTCCAGTCCTCCGCACATAGTCCACCGCATTGtcattccttccttcctAAACCCCACGTTATACCCACCAGAAGTCAGCGAGCCTGAAAACGTGCTGCCGTTCCTTCACTCTCTAAGGGCTTTAGCGAGCTCGCCTAGCAGTCGCATAACCCTAATGATGACAATTCCACTTTCCCTCTTCCCGCGGTCTTCTGGCCTTGtgcggtggatggagatattAAGCGATGGTGTCATTGAGCTTTGCCCTTTCCCGCATTCGTCCGATGCTCTATCTACGTCTGGAGCTGCCACATCACACGAGGAACCTCCACAGGGTATGCTTAAGACGCACAGACTTCCGGTTTTACACGAACGGGGCGGCGGGAGCGATCAAAATATCGGACAGGATTGGGCGTTCACCCTGAGCAGGCGAAAGTTCGAGATCAAACCGTTCAGTCTCCCGCCTGCTGAGGGAGACCAAGAAGCGCAGAATCATGGACAAGCAGATAAAAtgccgaagaaggaggatCTCGAGTTCTAGAGACGGACTGGCTTTTGTGAAGCGAAAGCAGACATTCCTATCATTCTTCGTGATCGGATTCTACCAGCAGGTTGTCCAACTCGATTTGCTCGGACATGGCGGACCCAGTATTGACCATGGTACGAAGGTAGTATCGCCCGTAAGAGCCAATCCCCGGCGTCACAGAACTACCGAATCGAGAACGAAACCTGTTCCCTagacaggaagagaaagcaagCCATGCTTTGAAGTGTTAGTCGCGAGGATATCATATAGGGGAGCGAGCGGTAGCAACCTATAAATAGAGTCAGAGGTGTAAAGAACACTAGAAAAAGTagcaagaagaaattcaTCCTGGAATCGACGACAGCGCTGTGGTATTCCAGTCTCGCAGTCGTTTCTCTCAATGAGGAGGAAAGGCTAGGTCTGTCAGACGACCGGAGCGAGCTCTCCCGATTGGGGAAAGCGCCATCCCCACTGGAATTTTTGTCCTTAAATTGATCCCCGCCAGTTTCTTCCTCGATTTTTTCTACTCTCTTCAACAAAAACTCGAGGCGCAAATTTATCGCCAATAAACAGGATTTGCTGGCCAAATCCTTGAGTGACTTTTATTGTCATGTTCATTCGTTCTTGATGGTAAGTTCGAATCAGCATTATTTCGCGCACAGATCAAATGATTATATACCTACTATAATCTGTCAATCCCCTGAAGCTCGCTATATAATCTCATCAAAGAGCACAACGTGATTGAGAAACGTATTGAAAATGACTTGATCTACTTACTGCCGATTGGTTTACCGTACTTTTCTTTCCTGGGCGATGGACTAACATTTGTCTATTGCAGTAGTAAATATCCTGATCGCCCACAATGAACCCCAGTCCAGACCTTCCGATCCCGATCTCATACATCGCGGGTAACTACTTTGTCTTTTCGGTCGACGCAGCCACGTTTTTAAGACGTGAGCACCATATATGCGGCGTCCTGGCCGGGACTCTACCACAAGTACCACAGCAGAATATCTTCACTGGCCTGCCATTGGAGCTAATGCCAGAAGAAGCAAGGCtcctggcggagaagggcgtAGCTTGCATTGTAGACGAGGTAAACTTCCAGAAGCAGGGGATGAATTGTCTCGTGGAGGAAGACCGCAAGAAGTATCTCGAAGAACTAGAATTGCAAGGTGTCGAGTCTATGCAGCTTCAGGTGCGCCGAAAAGAACGGCAACGGGAggaagctctgaagaagaagaatgagaaggctgctgcaaaggcgaagaaaacAGAGCGGAAACAAGATACCGCCGAGCCTGCGTCTGGAGAAGATTCTATCGTTCCTTTCTTTGACGATGCCCAGCCCTCTGTCTCTCCTAATCACGTATCCTCCCGGCGTCCATCGACTCTAGCCACTCCTGACGCTATGGGAATCACCCCAGCTGTATCCCACCCGCCCCTTCCTCAGCAGCCGCCTGCCGAACATCTTCTATCGCTTCCAGAAGTGCCGTCTTCGTATCCCCTGTTCGCACATCTCCACTCTAAGGGCTACTTCCTGTCCCCCGGGCTTCGATTTGGTTGCCAGTACATGGCATATCCAGGGGATCCGTTGCGGTTCCATTCTCACTTTCTTGTGGTTTCAGCTGAATGGGACGAGCAATTGGACTTGATGACAATCATAACGGGAGGTCGACTCGGCACAGGCGTCAAGAAGGGTTTTCTCATTGGGGGAGCTGACAAGAGCCGTGGCGATCCTGAAGAAGCAGGCGCCAATGTGAGATCGTTCAGTATTGAATGGGCAGGGATGTGATCATTCTGTGGCAAGGGCCACGCCATCGATCTACCCGTCGTCATCACGCAAGCCGATATGACGGCAACTCGTGTCGACAGCTGCCGTAAGAGACATCAGCGGCAAGATGCCGTAAAGGTGGCCGCAACCTGGCGGAATCGCTTCAGGTCACACCGATCTTTATGCCCAGCCAGTACACGATATGCTTCCACGGCGGACTTAAAGCAGGTCACGCGCAGCTTGTGTCATTGAATGTGTCACTCATTCAAGTATTAGAGCCGCATCTCAAGTATCTGGAGGTTGAGCGGAGCCATGATAGTAAAATCATGAGTCCGCCAGCAGTCAGAGGATGGAAAGTAGAGAGAATATCATTAACATCCTTCATCTCAGTCCAGTCCACGCATATTGGTGTCGTAGTGTAGCCTTACCGTAGACCTGTCATTGACTCAGATCGACGCGTAACCTGACTCGCCTGAACGCTCTAAGTCCCTGGTCCGTCCATTGCAAAAGCTGAGTAGGAACTTGGGTGTATATAGCTCAGCTCCTAAAGACAGCATTGCGCTAAGTGAAAAGGCTTCTTAGTGGAGAACGTTGTGAAGTAGCAGTGGACAAGTCCTTCTGCAGTCAACCAAGCTCCAACTAGCTTATGACCTAAAATCTCGATGCATTTCAAAGATATTCCACATTGCGCCATTTGAACTTCTTGTTGGCTCTGTCCACCGGCCGATTCTGAAACTGGCTGCCGTGAAGCTCGAAGACAAGGTTCTTGCTATTTTCGATCCCCTCGGCACCATTTTCAGTACTCGCATTCTCTTCTGCGCCCTTGAGATCAGGCAGCGGCACACAAAAACGAAAAACAGTCTGTTCCTTAGGTATATCTAGTTGCAGCTTGTTAGTTTCAAATTTAGACCAGCTGTAAATGACGGCGAGGTACTCACTCTTAACCTCATCCTTCTGCGTAACGATCACAAACGTAAATTTTGTATCCCTAACCACAATCCCTTTCAACCCAACCCTCCCCGAACACCGACTCCTAACCACCTCCACTTCTGCACCGTGGAAATCCGCGCTGACCAATTTGCTCCCGTGCGCAAGCGCCGACACCAGCTTTCGATTTTTCTGTTgattctcctgctgcttttctcccttttcctgcttctgctgctgctgctgctgctgtacCCTCCACCCACCACCCCCGGGGCCCAGATCCAGTACCTCCAACATATACTGCACCCACATTCGATTCAACCCTTGGAAGATCTCATACTTGCACTCCTCCTTCGGCAGTCTGTACACCCCGAACTCCCGTTTCTCGCGCGCAGAGAGCGGTTTCGGTTTCTGGTGACGGAGGAAGTATTCCTTCTTACGAAGACGGTGGAGGCGCCGTCGCGAACGATTATCCGCAGGTGTTGGGGATGTTGGTCGGAGGTAGAGAGGCTTTTGCTTAATGCGTTCGTTGAAGAGGGTTTCAGTTGTGTCGGGCGAGTGGGCGCGCGCAAGGAGTGTTTGCGCAATGTGCGCTTTTGAAGACATGTTATACGTCAATTATCGTAGTTAAATTTGATTCCCTGAGTTCGGTTCGAGAAAATGCATTCAGATTTATCGCAAGGTTGTGCTTCGTTTGGGATCTTTAAGTTCTTAGAGTAAGTTGAAATCGAAACGGCGCGCAAAGGGATTTTGTAGCTTGCCTGATAAGGTAAAGTCCGATATCTCCGGCCGCAATAATTATCATGCACGAGTTATCTCAAACTTGATTTATATTTCTCATTTGGGTTATATTCTTTTAGGTACATACTGACGGCTTCGCAGTAATGCTGCCTTACGGATAGTTAGGAGTATTCCATTAACTGACGCAAAGCATCCCTCAGCAACCATCGGCTGTACTGCATCATATACCAATATTGGCGTTGCTTTTTTCTCCAGAACTTCGGGTATACCATCGACGATCATTCGTTCTTGGTCGTAAGCTTTGGTTGGAGTTGAAACATATTCCCTCGGCCCAGCTGCTTTCCCCGCATTAATGCCCAGCATCAAATATATAAGTTCAGTCTGTTCTCATACCACAATGTAGACGACTTTAGACGTATACTGGGGAGTGCACCAGCTTTAAGCAATTATGGAAAACGAAAGGGATCAATCTCAATTCTCAGGACTTCCACCTTTCCCAGACGATGTGCCAACCGCTCCACTGCTTCGCCTTTCGTTGAAAGATCTACTTGCAGGGAACGAAACAGAGATCGAAAAACTAAGCAAAGCATGCGAGGACATTGGTTTCTTCTACCTTGATATGCGAGACGCAGGCACAGTCACGCAGATTCTGGAAGATGCCGATAAATTGTTCGAAATAGGAGCCGGCCTATTTGAGCTCCCgctagaagagaagaaaaaatatGACCTCAGTAGCCAAAAGTCTTACTTCGGGTACAAGGCACAGGGAGCTGCGGTTGTTGATCGGCAGGGTAACCTGGACAGGAATGAGTTCTACAATGTCAGTCCGCTTCGTTGCTTGTTTTCCTGGTATCGCCTACACTAAAACATTTCTAGGTTTCGAAAGACGACATCATGGGCATATCTGGACCACTCCCAGCCCCAGACATTATAAATAAAAATCGCCACATTCTCGAATCATTCATCAAGTACTCGCACTCTATCGTCACACTCATCC
Protein-coding sequences here:
- a CDS encoding protein lacC (transcript_id=CADANIAT00002539); translation: MRVYDWARFAIALAPFSPIYADEVVTWPIRDTGLGDKTVQWDHCSLIYNGERVVLLWRRILSVSSTGPRDNWAFSFTPGQALTSTRRQVLWACHSGTQQESMVTCAIMILFYSGMESIYDQGGRDHGALPGYPQRHCHFIPIENEFNQQWINVEEKIPKPVPIAYMKTLFANPQSYGIVIPMTHNMPGRQYKSWPVDYDTVGAGGNVYIYGLDNYRVTILGLSMIHGGTNWGWIGAPFVPTSYRYSAAIAENRTIGSKYYEIESLALFTRVAKDLTKTNIVGNSTSYSDNEAITTIELRNPDTDAVSMPSDIQIPPAIMGIRSDASKVRFVKSRKGLVVNFKEQGGTTVVTTDNDVRMLLMDRDKAHLFWVPALTADPLAPVDQVGKLSINLAYNSFSDRWISFRSRASPEIEVFTAKKVQAIEWNGKRLRTKTTRWGSLTAQIDGPGKFKTPELGAWRVQDSLPEQLTNYSDSGPAWVNADIWKLQARRATKPYLYSNQYGFHNGVHLWRAHFNGTADEIYLERECPSRHARYYRPRSKFRIPEYRGIVNSTLLNSQSGFSSWKVARTAGGATGATLDPERTRYNEGGLTAELLGWHLPGFDDSKWPRASPSDGFTGAGVRFYRTNLAFNTPAGHDVVRWP
- a CDS encoding tRNA splicing endonuclease subunit SEN34 (transcript_id=CADANIAT00002543), which encodes MNPSPDLPIPISYIAGNYFVFSVDAATFLRREHHICGVLAGTLPQVPQQNIFTGLPLELMPEEARLLAEKGVACIVDEVNFQKQGMNCLVEEDRKKYLEELELQGVESMQLQVRRKERQREEALKKKNEKAAAKAKKTERKQDTAEPASGEDSIVPFFDDAQPSVSPNHVSSRRPSTLATPDAMGITPAVSHPPLPQQPPAEHLLSLPEVPSSYPLFAHLHSKGYFLSPGLRFGCQYMAYPGDPLRFHSHFLVVSAEWDEQLDLMTIITGGRLGTGVKKGFLIGGADKSRGDPEEAGANVRSFSIEWAGM
- a CDS encoding thiamine pyrophosphokinase-related protein (transcript_id=CADANIAT00002540) — translated: MTKTNLRLVEECDRFPYYQDDPAAYTAHMKKYHSFKVKGCESVLGYMLNEVVDRFDWPTESWSIDATNRTVTLTAGSAPAERNLALAQVLERAVKQDLFAVLRGWRNELYPVYGPDGEFLLEMERSASPLFGIVAYGIHATAYVEDENGLKLWIPRRSKTKQTYPSMLDNTVAGGMSTGEKPFECLVREAMEEASLPEDVVRANATAAGCVSYTYTRDSRAGGETDLVQPEVEYVYDIKLPADVVPKPNDTEVEEFCLLTVEETKKALANGEFKPNCAVVLIDFFLRHGILTPENEKDFLQIITRIHRRLEFPTVSYAE
- a CDS encoding DNA-directed RNA polymerase core subunit RPB8 (transcript_id=CADANIAT00002541), translated to MSDPLLFEDTFTVTGVNQEKYDRVSRLTCTSSDSQTTFTLDINSELYPCTTGESLSMALASTLSLDGKEDGAKTGWREVGMGEQTLANDYDYVCHGKVYRFEEASDSPGNMAAFVSFGGLLLYLEGPYKKLAPLRIDYVYLLLKK
- a CDS encoding Elongator subunit ELP4 (transcript_id=CADANIAT00002542) — protein: MSFRKRNIGLSAGTDRTPASKLQSQPQRAVSSPPTTPGVRPSPDDGRPTTSTGSPSLDSLLAGHGGLPIGKTLLLEENGTTDFAGALLRYYAAEGVVQDQKVHVIGMPEQWGRTLPGLIGPAEAADDKSDKRKGERMKIAWRYERLGEFGAGVAGARGPSDQSLSSVDDGTAKPAFCHTFDLTKRLTHPSIGNITYIPLIPTKEPLLVSILKKLQTVIASSPPHIVHRIVIPSFLNPTLYPPEVSEPENVLPFLHSLRALASSPSSRITLMMTIPLSLFPRSSGLVRWMEILSDGVIELCPFPHSSDALSTSGAATSHEEPPQGMLKTHRLPVLHERGGGSDQNIGQDWAFTLSRRKFEIKPFSLPPAEGDQEAQNHGQADKMPKKEDLEF
- a CDS encoding RNase P/RNase MRP complex subunit (transcript_id=CADANIAT00002544), whose amino-acid sequence is MSSKAHIAQTLLARAHSPDTTETLFNERIKQKPLYLRPTSPTPADNRSRRRLHRLRKKEYFLRHQKPKPLSAREKREFGVYRLPKEECKYEIFQGLNRMWVQYMLEVLDLGPGGGGWRVQQQQQQQKQEKGEKQQENQQKNRKLVSALAHGSKLVSADFHGAEVEVVRSRCSGRVGLKGIVVRDTKFTFVIVTQKDEVKNIPKEQTVFRFCVPLPDLKGAEENASTENGAEGIENSKNLVFELHGSQFQNRPVDRANKKFKWRNVEYL